Proteins encoded within one genomic window of Triticum aestivum cultivar Chinese Spring chromosome 2D, IWGSC CS RefSeq v2.1, whole genome shotgun sequence:
- the LOC123054200 gene encoding rop guanine nucleotide exchange factor 3 yields MDTPTSSTWEEGSQSDYADFDDDDVPLDHQRAGVLRALNLRRDDGDDGAASDVSSECSGEPGSPYGSPYPRWPVCKLAARMPPPAPLLQRLGTEPRRGGARDRKAGCTELQLMKERFSKLLLGEDMSGGGKGVSTAAAISNAITNLYATVFGSCHRLEPLPVEKKSMWRREMDCLLSVCDYIVEFFPSKDILPDGTTREVMATRPRSDIYVNLPALEKLDDMLLEILDGFQKTEFWYLNDKAHKDSCDDSAPCRPASHRGEERWWLPVPCVTKSGLTEPARRDLRQKHDCASQIHKAAMAINNGILAEIKIPESYTQTLPKCGRASVGDALYRGMSFPGKFSPEYLLDCLEISSEHEALEAADRVEAAMHVWRRKAGHGHARSPWGAVKDLMESDKNVMLASRAEDALLCLKHRFPGLSQTTLDASKIQHNKDVGQAVLESYSRVLESLAYTIVTCIDDVLFADESARKI; encoded by the exons ATGGACACGCCGACGTCGTCGACGTGGGAGGAGGGCTCGCAGTCCGACTACGCCGACTTCGACGACGATGACGTGCCCCTCGACCATCAGCGGGCCGGCGTGCTGCGAGCGCTAAACCTCCGCcgcgacgacggggacgacggcgccGCCTCCGACGTGTCGTCCGAGTGCAGCGGGGAGCCCGGGAGCCCGTACGGGTCGCCGTACCCGCGCTGGCCGGTCTGCAAGCTGGCGGCGCGgatgccgccgccggcgccgctgcTGCAGAGGCTCGGCACGGAGCCGCGGCGCGGCGGCGCGCGTGACCGCAAGGCCGGTTGCACCG AGTTGCAGCTGATGAAGGAGAGGTTCTCCAAGCTCCTGCTCGGggaggacatgtccggcggcggcaagggcgtctccaccgccgccgccatctccaacGCCATCACCAACCTCTACG CGACCGTTTTTGGGAGCTGCCACCGGCTGGAGCCCCTGCCGGTGGAGAAGAAGTCCATGTGGCGGCGGGAGATGGACTGCCTGCTCTCCGTCTGCGACTACATCGTCGAGTTCTTCCCGTCCAAGGACATCCTGCCCGACGGTACGACCCGAGAG GTGATGGCGACCAGGCCGAGATCCGACATCTACGTCAACCTCCCGGCCCTCGAGAAgctcgacgacatgctgctc GAGATCCTGGACGGCTTCCAGAAGACGGAATTCTGGTACCTCAACGACAAGGCGCACAAGGACAGCTGCGACGACTCGGCGCCGTGCCGTCCGGCGAGCCACCGCGGCGAGGAGCGGTGGTGGCTGCCGGTGCCGTGCGTCACCAAGTCCGGGCTCACGGAGCCGGCCCGGCGGGACCTGCGGCAGAAGCACGACTGCGCGAGCCAGATCCACAAGGCGGCCATGGCCATCAACAACGGCATCCTCGCCGAGATCAAGATCCCGGAGTCGTACACGCAGACGCTTCCCAAG TGCGGGCGGGCGAGCGTGGGCGACGCGCTCTACCGGGGCATGTCGTTCCCGGGCAAGTTCTCGCCGGAGTACCTGCTGGACTGCCTGGAGATCTCGTCGGAGCACgaggcgctggaggcggcggaccgcGTGGAGGCGGCGATGCACGTGTGGCGGCGCAAGGCGGGCCACGGCCACGCTCGGTCGCCGTGGGGCGCCGTCAAGGACCTCATGGAGTCGGACAAGAACGTGATGCTGGCGAGCCGGGCCGAGGACGCCCTGCTCTGCCTCAAGCACCGCTTCCCCGGCCTCTCCCAGACCACGCTCGACGCCAGCAAGATACAGCACAACAAG GACGTTGGGCAGGCCGTCCTGGAGAGCTACTCCAGGGTGCTGGAGAGCCTGGCGTACACCATAGTGACATGTATAGACGACGTTCTTTTCGCCGACGAGTCGGCGAGGAAGAtctga